In Flavobacteriaceae bacterium, the following proteins share a genomic window:
- the pruA gene encoding L-glutamate gamma-semialdehyde dehydrogenase → MGKGFFNVPIAVNEPVKGYAPGSPERAAVLEAYNEMFNNTVDVPLYINGKGVKTGNTRTMSPPHDHKHNVGQYHLAEKSHVEDAIATALEARKTWSQLPWEQRAGIFLKAAELIAGPYRAKINAATMIAQSKTVHQAEIDAACEFIDFLRFNVQFMTEIYNDQPASTSDAWNRLEYRPLEGFTYAVTPFNFTAIAGNLPSCMALMGNVVVWKPSDSQVFSAKVIMDVFKEAGVPDGVINVVFGDPVMITETVLASPDFSGLHFTGSTFIFKELWKQIGNNIHNYKTYPRIVGETGGKDFIVAHKSANAKQVATAIVRGAFEFQGQKCSAASRAYIPKSMWNEVKNYIIEDVNSFKMGSPGDLSNFITAVIHEGSFDKLAKYLDQAKADEGAEIIVGGGYDKSKGYFIEPTVIVADDPKYTTMCDELFGPVITIYVYEDDAYAETLELVDQTSEYALTGAILSTDRYAVEQATKALQNCAGNFYINDKPTGAVVGQQPFGGARASGTNDKAGSAQNLLRWVSPRMIKETFVTPVDYRYPFLGE, encoded by the coding sequence ATGGGAAAAGGCTTTTTTAATGTACCAATTGCAGTAAATGAACCTGTTAAGGGTTATGCTCCTGGGTCTCCAGAACGTGCTGCTGTATTAGAAGCATATAACGAGATGTTTAATAATACTGTTGATGTACCTTTATATATAAATGGTAAAGGCGTTAAAACTGGTAATACAAGAACAATGTCTCCACCTCATGATCACAAACATAATGTTGGACAATATCATCTTGCTGAAAAATCTCATGTTGAGGATGCTATTGCTACAGCATTAGAAGCAAGAAAAACTTGGTCTCAATTACCTTGGGAGCAACGTGCTGGTATCTTTTTAAAAGCTGCAGAATTGATTGCTGGACCTTATCGTGCAAAAATAAATGCAGCAACCATGATTGCACAATCTAAAACAGTACATCAAGCCGAAATAGATGCTGCTTGTGAGTTTATAGATTTCTTACGTTTTAACGTACAGTTCATGACTGAAATCTACAATGATCAACCAGCAAGTACTAGTGATGCTTGGAATCGCTTAGAGTACAGACCTCTTGAAGGTTTTACATATGCTGTCACTCCTTTTAACTTTACAGCTATCGCAGGAAACTTGCCATCATGTATGGCTTTAATGGGTAATGTGGTGGTTTGGAAACCTAGTGATAGCCAAGTATTTTCTGCAAAAGTTATTATGGATGTCTTTAAAGAAGCAGGTGTACCGGATGGTGTTATTAATGTAGTTTTTGGTGATCCAGTAATGATTACAGAGACTGTATTAGCAAGTCCAGATTTTTCAGGATTACACTTTACAGGCTCTACTTTTATTTTTAAAGAATTATGGAAACAAATAGGAAATAACATTCATAATTATAAAACATATCCTAGAATTGTTGGAGAAACGGGTGGTAAAGATTTTATTGTTGCACATAAATCTGCTAATGCAAAACAAGTAGCTACAGCTATTGTAAGAGGTGCTTTTGAGTTTCAGGGGCAAAAATGTAGTGCAGCCTCCAGAGCTTATATTCCAAAAAGTATGTGGAATGAGGTTAAAAATTATATTATAGAAGATGTTAATTCTTTTAAAATGGGGTCTCCTGGAGATCTAAGCAATTTTATTACTGCAGTGATCCATGAAGGATCTTTTGATAAATTAGCTAAATATTTAGATCAGGCGAAGGCAGATGAAGGTGCAGAAATTATTGTTGGTGGTGGTTATGACAAAAGCAAAGGTTACTTTATAGAACCTACAGTTATTGTAGCTGATGATCCAAAATACACAACAATGTGTGATGAGTTATTTGGTCCAGTTATTACAATTTATGTATATGAAGATGATGCTTATGCTGAAACATTGGAATTAGTAGATCAAACGAGTGAGTATGCCTTAACTGGCGCTATACTTTCGACAGATCGTTATGCTGTAGAACAAGCCACAAAAGCATTACAAAACTGTGCTGGAAACTTTTATATAAATGACAAGCCAACTGGTGCAGTTGTTGGACAACAACCGTTTGGTGGTGCCAGAGCTTCTGGAACTAATGATAAAGCTGGTAGTGCTCAAAACTTATTACGTTGGGTATCTCCACGAATGATAAAAGAAACTTTTGTGACTCCTGTAGATTACAGATATCCATTTTTAGGAGAATAA
- a CDS encoding PaaI family thioesterase, with protein sequence MTFAPKNINYKNKVKDSFDRQKFMQLINAKLIDVKPGYCEIQIPYDINLTQQHGFFHAGIISTIADNAAGYASFSLMDENSSILTVEFKLNLIAPGKGDMLIGKANVLKNGKTLTICRSEVYIVKNGIEKLCAAAQSTLIELKNKSDNIKLK encoded by the coding sequence ATGACATTTGCACCAAAAAATATAAATTATAAAAATAAGGTTAAAGATAGTTTTGATCGCCAAAAATTCATGCAATTGATAAATGCTAAATTAATAGATGTAAAACCTGGTTATTGTGAAATTCAAATTCCTTATGATATAAATTTAACCCAACAGCACGGTTTTTTTCATGCAGGTATTATTAGTACAATTGCAGACAATGCCGCTGGATATGCAAGTTTTTCTTTAATGGATGAAAACTCATCTATTTTAACTGTAGAATTTAAACTTAATTTAATAGCTCCAGGGAAAGGAGACATGTTGATTGGAAAGGCAAATGTTTTAAAAAATGGTAAAACATTAACAATATGTAGATCAGAAGTTTATATTGTTAAAAATGGGATTGAAAAATTATGCGCTGCTGCACAATCAACTCTAATAGAGCTAAAAAATAAATCAGACAATATAAAGTTGAAATAA
- a CDS encoding N-acetyltransferase yields the protein MQTLTTKRLIIKKAELTDSEFFLKLLNSPNWIEFIGDRGVKTVKGATKYIQDSLISSYHKNGYGLYKVCLKDNGTPIGICGFVKRDYLEDVDIGFAMLSEYEGKGFAYEAAKATIEYGNSQLNLTTILAITTRKNNKSRKLLSKVGFLEIGIIKPDKSSVEFLLFSNKNEKPNGNIMYLKQN from the coding sequence ATGCAAACTTTAACTACCAAAAGATTAATAATAAAGAAAGCAGAGTTAACAGATTCTGAATTCTTTTTAAAATTATTAAACAGTCCGAATTGGATTGAATTTATAGGAGATAGAGGAGTTAAAACCGTAAAAGGCGCTACCAAATATATTCAGGATAGCTTGATTAGTTCATATCATAAAAATGGTTATGGTTTATATAAGGTTTGTCTAAAAGATAATGGAACGCCAATTGGCATTTGTGGATTTGTTAAACGAGATTACTTAGAGGATGTTGATATTGGATTCGCAATGTTATCTGAATACGAAGGTAAAGGGTTTGCATATGAAGCAGCCAAAGCGACAATAGAATATGGGAATTCTCAATTAAATTTGACTACAATTTTAGCTATCACAACTCGCAAAAACAATAAATCTCGCAAACTTTTATCTAAAGTCGGGTTTTTAGAAATAGGAATAATTAAACCTGATAAAAGTTCAGTAGAATTTTTATTATTCTCAAATAAAAATGAAAAACCAAATGGCAATATTATGTACTTAAAACAGAATTAG
- a CDS encoding PadR family transcriptional regulator, which translates to MNQSEAYKTKLLSSWEETYKKGQLTFWLLLSLKNDSLYINEIQDFIKSITKGTISCEDQSIYRSLRKYYDLEIVDYELKEGYKGPNRKYYFLTKIGKELLHTFIQRNISLFYDKEVTDLLNNKPTVL; encoded by the coding sequence ATGAATCAATCTGAAGCATACAAAACAAAACTTCTTTCAAGCTGGGAAGAAACTTATAAAAAAGGGCAGCTTACATTTTGGCTACTATTATCATTAAAAAATGATTCGCTATATATAAACGAAATACAAGATTTTATAAAATCTATAACTAAAGGAACTATTTCTTGTGAAGATCAGAGTATCTATCGTTCTCTAAGAAAATATTATGATCTAGAGATTGTAGATTATGAATTAAAAGAAGGCTATAAAGGACCAAATAGGAAATATTATTTTTTAACCAAAATTGGTAAAGAGTTACTACATACATTTATTCAAAGAAACATTAGTTTATTTTATGATAAAGAGGTAACAGATTTGCTAAATAACAAACCCACTGTATTATGA
- a CDS encoding putative metal-dependent hydrolase encodes MTNTELEQLKYPIGKLELPSEITKDHIANWISILEHFPDHIEHLVENLTDEQLDTPYRPEGWTIRQVIHHLADSHHHSYTRFKWASTENTPVIKAYDEQLWAELIDAKTAPIEMSLNYLRALHFKLVYFLKTMSIDDFNKSFIHPEGNVTVSLKQNVANYAWHSQHHYAHIEKALQKNGWK; translated from the coding sequence ATGACAAATACAGAATTAGAACAGTTAAAATACCCTATTGGTAAGTTAGAATTACCTTCAGAAATTACTAAAGATCATATCGCAAACTGGATCTCTATATTAGAACATTTTCCTGATCATATAGAGCATCTTGTTGAGAATTTAACAGATGAGCAATTAGATACACCATATCGACCAGAAGGGTGGACAATTAGGCAAGTTATTCATCATTTAGCAGATAGTCATCATCATAGTTATACGCGCTTTAAATGGGCGTCAACTGAAAATACCCCAGTTATAAAAGCTTATGACGAACAACTTTGGGCTGAATTAATTGATGCCAAAACAGCGCCAATAGAAATGTCACTTAACTATTTGAGAGCGTTACATTTTAAACTAGTGTATTTTCTAAAAACGATGTCAATAGACGATTTTAATAAGAGTTTTATACATCCAGAAGGAAATGTAACTGTTTCTTTAAAACAAAATGTAGCAAATTACGCTTGGCATAGTCAGCATCATTATGCGCATATTGAAAAAGCCTTACAAAAAAACGGTTGGAAATAA
- a CDS encoding peptidylprolyl isomerase, with protein sequence MQDGLYAKFNTTKGAILVALEFQKTPGTVGNFVALAEGNLENSVKPQGQPYYDGLKFHRVISDFMIQGGCPQGTGTGNPGYQFDDEFHSELKHDGPGVLSMANSGPGTNGSQFFITHVETPWLDNNHTVFGKVQEGQDIVNTIAQGDEITTLEIVRVGSEAEAFNAVESFRTFEGSREKRLAEEKAIKEAELEKIAAGFNKTDSGLRYQIIQEGNGVKAEKGKTVSVHYKGQLLDGTVFDSSYKRNEPIDFALGVGQVIPGWDEGVGLLKIGDKARFVIPSDLAYGARGAGGVIPPNATLIFDVELMNVK encoded by the coding sequence ATGCAAGACGGTTTATACGCAAAATTTAATACAACTAAAGGGGCAATTCTTGTTGCTTTAGAATTTCAGAAAACACCAGGAACAGTAGGTAACTTTGTAGCTTTAGCTGAAGGAAATTTAGAAAACTCAGTAAAACCTCAAGGACAACCATATTACGATGGATTAAAATTTCATCGTGTCATTTCAGATTTCATGATTCAGGGCGGATGCCCTCAAGGAACAGGAACTGGAAATCCAGGTTATCAATTTGATGATGAGTTTCATTCAGAGTTAAAGCATGATGGACCAGGTGTATTGTCTATGGCAAATTCAGGGCCGGGAACAAATGGAAGTCAGTTTTTTATTACTCATGTAGAAACACCTTGGTTAGATAATAATCATACAGTTTTTGGAAAAGTACAAGAAGGACAAGATATCGTTAATACAATTGCACAGGGAGATGAAATTACTACTTTAGAGATCGTTAGAGTCGGTTCTGAAGCTGAAGCATTTAACGCTGTAGAATCTTTTAGAACATTTGAAGGGTCTCGTGAAAAACGTTTAGCAGAAGAGAAAGCAATTAAGGAAGCAGAATTAGAAAAAATTGCAGCTGGATTCAATAAAACAGATAGCGGATTGCGTTACCAGATTATTCAGGAAGGAAATGGAGTAAAAGCTGAAAAAGGTAAAACAGTTTCTGTACATTATAAAGGACAATTATTAGATGGTACTGTGTTCGATTCGTCATATAAACGTAATGAGCCTATCGATTTTGCTTTAGGAGTTGGGCAAGTTATACCAGGATGGGATGAAGGTGTAGGTCTGTTAAAAATAGGAGATAAAGCACGTTTTGTAATCCCTAGTGATCTAGCTTATGGAGCAAGAGGTGCAGGAGGAGTTATCCCACCTAACGCTACTTTAATTTTTGATGTAGAGTTAATGAATGTTAAATAA
- the recQ gene encoding DNA helicase RecQ: MNMEKDKLQQALKKYFGFSNFKGLQEEVIENIVSGNNTFVIMPTGGGKSLCYQLPALMKEGTAIVVSPLIALMKNQVDAIRGVSNEDGVAHVLNSSLNKTEVKQVKSDISNGITKLLYVAPESLTKEENVEFLRGETISFLAIDEAHCISEWGHDFRPEYRNLRHIIKRIGDNIPIIGLTATATPKVQEDILKNLGISDAKTFKASFNRPNLFYEIRPKTKNVDADIIRFIKQNEGKSGIVYCLSRKRVEELAQVLQVNGLKAVPYHAGLDAKTRARHQDMFLMEDVDVVVATIAFGMGIDKPDVRFVIHHDIPKSIESYYQETGRAGRDGGEGHCLAYYAYKDIEKLEKFMSGKPVAEQEIGHALLQEIVAFAETSISRRKFILHYFGEEFDNETGEGGDLDDNVRNPKKQVEAKNEVVTLLDVVSKTNETYKSKDLVNVIIGKENALIKSHRTDEQVFFGVGKAKEDKFWMALIRQVLVAGLLRKDIETYGVLKGTDTGKDFINNPVSFMMTEDHIFDDTNDDSIITNSKGSGGVADEALMRMLKDLRKQNAKKLGVPPFVIFQDPSLEDMALKYPISLEELANVHGVGEGKAKKYGKDFVALIAKYVEENDIVRPEDMIVKSTGSNSALKLYIIQNIDRKLPLDDIASAKGMEMVDFIKEMEVIVFSGTKLNINYWIDEVLDEDQQEEIHDYFMESETDEIDAAIEEFDGDYDDEELRLYRIKFISEVAN; the protein is encoded by the coding sequence ATGAATATGGAAAAAGATAAATTACAACAAGCTCTAAAAAAATATTTTGGCTTTAGTAATTTTAAGGGATTACAAGAAGAGGTTATAGAAAATATAGTCTCTGGAAATAATACGTTTGTAATAATGCCAACTGGTGGAGGAAAATCTCTTTGTTATCAGTTACCAGCTTTAATGAAAGAAGGTACGGCAATAGTAGTATCTCCTTTAATTGCTTTAATGAAAAATCAAGTGGATGCTATTCGAGGAGTCTCAAATGAAGATGGTGTTGCACATGTATTAAATTCTTCTTTAAATAAAACAGAAGTAAAACAGGTGAAATCTGATATTTCTAATGGAATCACTAAATTACTTTATGTAGCTCCAGAATCACTGACGAAAGAAGAAAATGTTGAATTTTTAAGAGGTGAAACCATTTCATTCTTGGCTATAGACGAAGCTCATTGTATAAGTGAATGGGGACATGACTTTAGGCCAGAATACAGAAATTTAAGACATATAATTAAGCGGATAGGTGATAATATTCCTATTATAGGACTTACAGCTACCGCTACACCTAAAGTACAAGAAGATATACTTAAAAACTTAGGAATTTCAGATGCTAAGACCTTTAAAGCATCGTTTAATCGTCCTAATTTATTTTATGAGATACGTCCAAAAACAAAAAATGTAGATGCAGATATTATTCGTTTTATAAAACAAAATGAAGGAAAATCGGGTATTGTATATTGTTTAAGCCGTAAGCGTGTTGAAGAATTAGCACAAGTATTACAGGTTAATGGACTTAAAGCTGTACCATACCATGCAGGGTTAGATGCAAAAACAAGAGCACGACATCAAGACATGTTTTTAATGGAAGATGTAGATGTAGTGGTGGCCACAATAGCGTTTGGTATGGGTATAGATAAGCCCGATGTTCGTTTTGTAATTCATCATGATATCCCGAAAAGTATTGAAAGTTATTATCAAGAAACTGGACGTGCTGGACGTGATGGAGGAGAAGGGCATTGTTTAGCATATTATGCTTATAAAGATATAGAGAAACTCGAAAAATTCATGTCTGGAAAACCTGTTGCAGAACAGGAAATAGGACATGCTTTATTACAGGAAATTGTAGCTTTTGCTGAAACTTCTATTTCTAGAAGAAAATTTATACTTCATTATTTTGGAGAAGAGTTTGATAATGAAACAGGAGAAGGTGGTGATTTAGATGATAATGTACGTAATCCAAAAAAACAAGTTGAAGCTAAAAATGAAGTAGTTACCTTATTAGATGTAGTGTCCAAAACAAATGAAACCTATAAAAGTAAAGACCTAGTAAATGTTATTATAGGTAAGGAAAATGCTTTAATAAAATCTCACCGTACAGATGAACAAGTGTTTTTTGGTGTTGGTAAAGCTAAAGAAGATAAATTTTGGATGGCATTAATTCGTCAGGTTTTAGTAGCTGGATTGTTGCGAAAAGATATTGAAACCTATGGAGTATTAAAAGGGACAGATACAGGTAAAGATTTTATTAATAATCCAGTATCATTTATGATGACCGAAGATCATATTTTTGATGATACTAATGATGATAGTATTATTACGAACTCTAAAGGAAGTGGAGGTGTAGCAGATGAAGCTTTAATGCGAATGCTTAAAGATTTACGTAAACAGAATGCTAAAAAATTAGGTGTTCCTCCATTTGTGATTTTTCAGGACCCCTCTTTAGAGGATATGGCACTTAAATATCCAATTTCTTTAGAAGAATTAGCAAATGTACATGGTGTGGGTGAGGGCAAAGCAAAAAAATATGGTAAAGATTTTGTTGCACTTATTGCTAAATATGTAGAAGAAAATGATATTGTTAGACCAGAAGATATGATTGTAAAATCTACTGGAAGTAATTCTGCTTTAAAATTATATATTATTCAAAATATAGATAGGAAATTACCTCTAGACGATATAGCATCTGCCAAAGGAATGGAGATGGTGGATTTTATAAAAGAAATGGAAGTAATTGTATTTTCTGGAACTAAACTTAATATCAATTATTGGATAGATGAGGTTTTAGATGAAGATCAACAAGAAGAGATTCATGATTATTTCATGGAATCTGAAACTGATGAAATAGATGCAGCAATCGAAGAATTTGATGGAGATTACGATGATGAGGAACTTCGTTTATATCGTATAAAGTTTATTAGTGAGGTAGCAAATTAA
- a CDS encoding KpsF/GutQ family sugar-phosphate isomerase — protein MNTKKSILDIAKETIEMECDAIANLSKLLDDNFTEAIQLILNSKGRVIITGIGKSAIIASKIVATLNSTGTPSVFMHAADAIHGDLGLILKDDVVICISKSGNTPEIKVLVPLIKNGPNKMIAITGNTDSFLGKNADYVLNTYVEKEACPNNLAPTTSTTAQLVIGDAIAVSLLKLRGFSSKDFAKYHPGGALGKKLYLRVNDLSSANQKPSVAPNTSIKDVIVEISNKMLGVTAVVENNNIIGIITDGDLRRMLSNTDDDFMTLTAKDIMSSNPKRINSDAMAVDAMELMEANGISQLLVENEIGAYEGIVHIHDLIKEGII, from the coding sequence TTGAATACAAAAAAATCTATTCTAGATATTGCTAAAGAAACCATAGAAATGGAGTGCGATGCTATTGCAAATTTATCTAAATTATTAGATGATAACTTTACTGAAGCAATACAATTAATTTTAAATTCTAAAGGGCGTGTTATCATTACTGGAATTGGAAAAAGTGCAATCATTGCCAGTAAAATAGTAGCTACTTTAAATTCTACTGGTACACCTTCAGTATTCATGCATGCTGCAGATGCTATCCACGGTGATCTCGGGTTAATTTTAAAAGATGATGTTGTAATTTGTATTTCTAAAAGTGGAAATACTCCTGAAATAAAAGTTTTAGTTCCTCTTATTAAAAATGGTCCTAATAAAATGATTGCCATTACAGGTAATACAGATTCCTTTTTAGGAAAAAATGCAGATTATGTATTAAACACTTATGTTGAAAAAGAAGCATGCCCTAATAATCTAGCGCCAACAACTAGTACAACCGCACAATTAGTTATTGGAGACGCTATTGCTGTATCTTTATTAAAACTAAGAGGTTTTTCTAGTAAAGATTTTGCTAAATATCATCCAGGCGGAGCATTAGGCAAAAAGCTATATTTAAGAGTTAACGATTTATCGTCTGCAAATCAAAAACCATCAGTAGCTCCAAACACAAGTATTAAAGATGTAATTGTTGAAATCTCCAATAAAATGTTAGGGGTTACTGCTGTTGTAGAAAACAACAACATTATTGGTATTATAACTGATGGTGATTTGAGGCGAATGTTAAGTAATACTGATGATGATTTTATGACTCTTACTGCTAAAGATATTATGAGCTCGAATCCTAAACGTATCAATAGTGATGCTATGGCAGTTGATGCTATGGAACTTATGGAGGCAAACGGAATCTCACAATTACTTGTTGAAAATGAAATTGGCGCATATGAAGGTATTGTACACATACATGATCTTATAAAAGAAGGTATTATATAA
- the tatC gene encoding twin-arginine translocase subunit TatC, with protein MAKKKNINEMSFLDHLEDLRWHLIRITLAVISGGTIAFIFSRRVFNDIIFAPKGMDFITYRLLCQSANFIGIEETTFCAEELPIIIQNRTMAGQFSADIWTSITVGFIIAFPYILYQLWKFISPALHDNERKHSRGFIIISSFLFFIGVLFGYYIITPLSINFLANYNISNQIDNQIDLSSFIAIVKSSALASGIIFELPIVIYFLTKIGLVTPQILKKYRKYALVIVLILSAIITPPDLASQIIVAIPILILYQVSIYISKIVIRNQERKTT; from the coding sequence ATGGCTAAAAAAAAGAATATTAATGAGATGTCTTTTTTAGATCATCTCGAAGATTTACGATGGCATTTAATTAGAATCACATTAGCTGTAATAAGTGGAGGCACTATTGCTTTTATATTTAGCAGGCGTGTATTTAATGATATCATTTTTGCCCCTAAAGGAATGGATTTTATTACCTACAGATTACTTTGTCAATCAGCTAATTTTATTGGAATAGAAGAAACTACTTTTTGTGCAGAAGAATTACCTATAATTATACAGAATAGAACTATGGCTGGGCAATTTTCTGCAGATATTTGGACATCTATTACTGTAGGTTTTATTATTGCTTTTCCATATATATTATATCAATTGTGGAAATTTATTAGTCCAGCTTTGCATGATAATGAAAGAAAGCATTCTAGAGGATTCATTATAATTTCATCGTTTTTATTCTTTATTGGTGTTCTTTTTGGATACTATATTATTACACCATTGTCAATAAATTTCTTAGCAAATTATAATATTTCTAATCAGATCGATAATCAAATAGACTTAAGTTCATTTATAGCTATAGTAAAATCTTCTGCATTAGCTTCAGGAATTATTTTTGAACTACCAATAGTTATTTATTTTTTAACTAAAATAGGATTAGTAACTCCACAAATTTTAAAAAAATATAGAAAATATGCTCTTGTTATTGTATTAATACTTTCTGCTATTATTACACCTCCGGATCTGGCAAGTCAGATTATTGTAGCCATTCCTATTTTAATATTATATCAAGTAAGTATTTATATTTCTAAAATTGTAATTAGAAATCAAGAACGTAAAACAACATAA
- a CDS encoding carboxymuconolactone decarboxylase family protein, whose protein sequence is MSDIVTEFNDYRQKMNDKILGDNNKIIKRIFNLDTNAYQAGALDVKTKELLGLVASTVLRCDDCIRYHMETCYKEGISKEEVVESLGIATLVGGTIVIPHLRRAYEFWDALETKNQG, encoded by the coding sequence ATGTCAGACATAGTAACAGAATTTAATGACTATCGCCAAAAAATGAATGATAAAATCCTTGGTGATAATAACAAAATAATAAAGCGAATTTTTAATTTAGATACCAATGCCTATCAAGCAGGTGCTTTAGACGTAAAAACCAAAGAGCTTCTTGGTTTAGTTGCATCAACAGTATTGCGTTGTGATGATTGTATTCGTTATCATATGGAAACTTGCTATAAAGAAGGTATTTCTAAAGAAGAGGTTGTAGAATCTTTAGGGATCGCAACTTTAGTTGGTGGTACAATTGTTATTCCGCATTTACGTCGTGCATACGAATTTTGGGATGCTTTAGAAACAAAAAATCAGGGTTAA
- the lptB gene encoding LPS export ABC transporter ATP-binding protein — MVLRADNLMKSYSGRKVVKGISVEVNQGEIVGLLGPNGAGKTTSFYMIVGLIKPNGGSIHLDNTEITKYPMYKRAQNGIGYLAQEASVFRKLSIEDNILSVLQMTKLSKKQQHEKMESLIDEFSLGHIRKNRGDLLSGGERRRTEIARALATDPSFILLDEPFAGVDPVAVEDIQRIIAQLTKKNIGILITDHNVQETLAITDRTYLMFEGSILKAGKPEELAADEMVRKVYLGQNFELRKKKLEF; from the coding sequence ATGGTTTTAAGAGCTGATAATTTAATGAAGTCCTATAGTGGGCGAAAAGTTGTAAAAGGTATTTCTGTTGAAGTAAATCAAGGAGAGATTGTTGGACTTCTTGGTCCTAACGGTGCTGGAAAAACAACATCTTTTTATATGATTGTTGGCTTAATAAAACCAAATGGAGGTAGTATTCATTTAGATAATACAGAAATTACAAAATACCCAATGTACAAACGTGCTCAAAACGGTATTGGATATCTTGCTCAAGAAGCTTCTGTATTTAGAAAGTTAAGTATTGAGGATAACATTTTAAGTGTTTTACAAATGACTAAGCTTTCTAAAAAACAGCAGCATGAAAAAATGGAGTCTCTTATTGATGAATTTAGTTTAGGCCATATCCGAAAAAATAGAGGTGATTTATTATCTGGTGGTGAGCGACGTCGTACCGAAATTGCACGAGCTTTAGCTACTGATCCAAGTTTTATTTTGTTAGATGAGCCTTTTGCAGGAGTAGATCCTGTTGCTGTTGAAGATATACAACGTATTATTGCACAACTCACTAAGAAAAATATTGGAATTTTAATTACAGATCATAATGTACAAGAAACACTTGCCATTACAGATAGAACTTACTTAATGTTTGAAGGAAGTATTCTTAAGGCTGGAAAACCTGAAGAGCTAGCTGCAGACGAAATGGTGCGTAAAGTGTACTTGGGCCAAAACTTTGAACTCCGCAAAAAGAAATTAGAGTTTTAA
- a CDS encoding tellurium resistance protein TerC codes for MAEIIFTLLMLVMLQAVLGFDNLLYISLESKKAPKNDQKRVRKVGILIAIILRIVLLFVLVSIIDFFQDPFSFLTGEIENVFKFAFNGHSLIVLAGGAFIIYTAIKEIWHMISTHDLSHDVEGNTKRSKSSNAVVASIVLMNLVFSFDSILAAIGLTSDIENSTTAFIIMAVAIVASGLLMLLLADKISAFLAKNRMYEVLGLFILFIVGIMLVTEGGHLAHLKIFGNEIVPMSKTTFYFVITILVITDIVQGRYQKKLIKEAAKNAKNEEN; via the coding sequence ATGGCAGAGATTATTTTTACATTATTAATGCTTGTAATGTTGCAAGCAGTTCTTGGTTTCGATAACCTTTTATATATCTCTTTAGAATCAAAAAAGGCACCGAAAAATGATCAAAAAAGAGTTAGGAAAGTAGGGATATTAATTGCTATAATTTTAAGAATAGTCTTATTGTTTGTTTTGGTATCAATTATTGATTTTTTTCAAGACCCATTTTCTTTTTTAACTGGAGAAATAGAAAATGTTTTCAAGTTTGCTTTTAACGGACATAGCTTAATTGTATTAGCTGGAGGCGCTTTTATTATTTATACGGCTATTAAAGAAATATGGCATATGATCTCTACTCATGATTTAAGTCATGATGTTGAAGGAAATACAAAGCGAAGCAAGTCTTCAAATGCAGTTGTTGCAAGTATTGTTTTAATGAATTTAGTGTTTTCTTTTGATTCCATTTTGGCTGCAATTGGATTAACTAGTGATATAGAAAATTCAACTACAGCATTTATTATTATGGCTGTTGCCATAGTTGCTAGTGGATTATTAATGCTTTTGTTGGCGGACAAAATTTCTGCATTTTTAGCAAAAAATAGGATGTACGAAGTTCTGGGGCTTTTTATCTTATTTATTGTAGGTATTATGTTAGTAACAGAAGGTGGTCATTTAGCACATCTAAAGATTTTTGGTAATGAAATTGTACCAATGAGCAAAACAACTTTTTATTTTGTGATTACAATTTTAGTAATAACAGATATTGTACAAGGAAGGTATCAGAAAAAACTAATAAAAGAAGCAGCTAAGAATGCTAAAAATGAAGAAAATTAA